TGACCTCTCGAATTTTTCCTTTATGATGCATTTCCTTAAAGTAATGTATTAGTTCATTTTTAAAGAGTAAAGGCACATTTGCTATTTCAGCATTTATTTCAGGAAATTGCATCGATTCCTTAAAGCCAATCATCACAAAGTCCTTGATAGACATCATATATTCGAAATATTGCATTGAAAAGCGGGTTAAATCCGTTTCTAAATCCCATGTCACCTCTTCACGCATTGTTTTTTGCAAAATTGGGTTGTAAGAAAATTTGTCTACAATCGTTTTTAAGAGCCCCTCCTTATTGCCAAAATGGCGGAAAATAGTGACCTCATTGACTTGTGCTAAGTCTGCGATTGCCTTCGTTGTGGCTGCGGTATAACCTTTTTCGCTAATTAATTGTAAGGCTGCATCAATTATGCGTTGTGCTGTTTCTTTTGTTGCCAATAAACTAAGTCCTCCTATGCAAGTAGTTACTTACATGCTACCATGCGCTATTTAGATTGGCAATAAAAATAAAGCGCTAAATTATTAAAAAATGTAGGAAGTCGAACTCCAACGTTTGGTTCGTGGGTAAACAAGTATGGTATTTAAATGATTATGCCATACTATTCTATTATCGTTGTTGACAACTATATCGGACGTTGATATATTTTAATTATATCGTCAGCCGATATATTGTTAGACGATATATTGAAGGAGGTTTTAGTATGACACAGGAATATCCTCCGTTAACTGAGGGTGTTTATTATATTTTGTTGGCATTATTTGAAGCGCGTCATGGCTATGGCATTATGCAATTAGTGGAAGAAATGAGTAAAGGTCGTGTTCGTCTTGGCGCAGGTACAATATACGGCGCTATCAAAACATTGTTGGAGCGACAATGGATTGAGGCATTGGACGATGATGGACGCAAGAAGGAATATATAATTACAGAAAATGGGAAGAGAGTGGTTGAATACGAAATTTTGAGATTAAGGGAACTTTTTGACAATGGTATCCGTATAACGAATGGAAAAGCTTAAAAACGTATTTGCATGTAGGAGGTGTTGACATGAAAAAAATTAAATTTCGCTTTTTTTTAGATTATGAAAAAGAAGAGGCATGGGTAAATGAATTGGCTGCACAAGGATGGCATTTACAAAAAAACATAATAAGTTTCTTTGTATTTGAACAAGGCGAGCCAGGAAAGTATATTTACCGCAATGAATTAGTTGAAGGTAAAAAGAAAGATTATTATGAATTTTTGGAAACGATGAATATTGAATGCGTTTCTAAATTCGGTGTTTGGGCATATTATCGAAAAGAAGCGATTGATGGGGACTTTGAATTATTCTCAGACGCACCTTCTAAAATACAATATTTAAAATCAATCACTAGATTGTTTATCCCAATTGCGTTGCTCAATATTATCATTGGAATTTTCAATATCATTACGGGATTTACGGCGTCGCCAGTAGCGTTCATGTCTATTAATCTTGGCATCTTGAATATGGTGATGGCGCTGTTCATGTATGTACCGATTCGAAAAATTCAAAGACGTAAAAAGCATTTGGAACATGATTTACATATATTTGAGGGGTAGGGAGGATGAAAGATGACATTACAATTACAGCATGTCACAAAAAAATATAAAGATTTCACAGCGGTGGATAATTTAAATTTCACTATTGAGAAAGGTGAGATTTTTGGGCTTATTGGTCAAAATGGTGCGGGCAAAACAACGACTTTTCGTATGATCTTAGATTTACAGGAAACAACTGCTGGTACGATATCTTGGAATGGGAAGCCAGTCAATTCGATTAACCGAGATGTACTTGGTTATTTACCAGAGGAGCGTGGGATTTTTCCTACGATGAAAGTAGAGGACCAATTATACTTCTTTGGAGAACTGCGAGGCATGAAAAAAGCAGAGCTTAAAAAAGATATTGATTTTTGGATTAGCCGTTTTGACTTAGAAGAAAAGCGCAAAGATAAAGCAGAAACCCTATCAAAAGGCAATCAGCAAAAAGTACAGTTGATTGCAAGCTTTATTCATAAACCCCAATTTTTAATTTTAGATGAGCCTTTTAGTGGTCTTGACCCCGTAAATAAAGATTTACTAAAAGATGCCATTTTACTGTTAAAAGAACAAGGTACAACCATTTTATTTTCAAGTCACCAAATGGATAATGTGGAAGAACTTTGTGATCATTTATGTTTACTAAAGCGGGGCGTCTCCTTATTTTCCGGTAGTTTATTAGATTTAAAGAAACAATATGGGAAAACAAAGCTGTCTGTGCGTAGTAATTGGTCTACTACGGAATTACTTCAGCTCGAAGGTGTGAAAGATGTGCGTGTAGAAAAAGAGCAAACAGTGTTATTGCTTGAAGATGAACGTTTTGCAGAAAGTATTTTCCAACAGTTGTCAGCGGGCAAGTATATTGAAAAATTTAGTTTAGATTATTTAACATTGGACGAAATCTTTAAAGATAAGGTAGGTGGTACCGTTGTCGAAGTTTAGTTTGTTAATGAAGCAATTATACAAATCAAAATTAAAATCGAAATCATTTATATCAATGACCCTTCTATATGTAATTGCGATGTCCGTTGCTATTTTTTGGTCGGATATTAAGGAGCTTTTTACAGGCAATGATGAGGCGCAGCAAATTGCCATTGTTAATAATACGAGCGCAGATTTAAGCGGGATTTTTGTGTCCAATAGTGATATGACATTTATTCAAGATGAGTCAAATATTAAAAAGTTGGAACAACAAGTCAAGGACGGGAAGCTCGCCGCACTTGTTGAAGTAAGTGATCAGAACGGTCAATTGCATGCGGAAATTTCAACATTTCAACCGTTAAAGCTAAATGATCAATCGACGATATCATCTTTATTACAATATGCAGGTCAGCATTATGCTGTGCAAAAGCTATCTCTAACTTCAGACCAAGCCGCACAAATTATGGCAGCAAAAACGGTTATTTCAAATAAAAATTTAAATGAAGCATCTACTGGCGGAAAAAGTGAGGAAGAAAAGCAATCAGGGCTTTGGGTATCCTATGCTGTCGGTATTTTAATTTACTTCTTTATTTCTACGTTCCTATCAATGATTACAACTGAAATTGCTTCTGAAAAAGGCTCACGTGCGATGGAAATGCTATTAGTAAGTGTGAAACCAGCAACGCATTTTAAAGCAAAAATTGCAGGTGTCTTGCTGCTAGCTATGACGCAAATGGGCATTATTGCAGTAGTCTTCCTTATCTATGCAAAATTCGCGAAAAACGGTGTGATTTGGGAAATGGCGACAAGCATTGTGAAGGAGCTATCGGTTGGCTATGTGTTATATGCGATACTATTTTTAGTATTAACAATTATTTTATATTTAATAGTCGGTGCATTATTCGGCTCATTAGTATCGAAAGTAGAGGAAGCAGGTCAAGTATTGATGCCTGCAATGATGATTACCTTAATCGGTTTTTATGTGATGCTGTCAGGTATTGGCAATCCAGACACAATTATTATTAAAGTCTTCTCTTATATTCCGTTCACTTCTGGAATGGTGATGCCTATGCGTATTGGGGCAACAGATATTGGCATGATCGAGCCATTACTGTCCCTTGGTATTTTATTGGTGACTATTATTGTCGCTTATTTATTTAGCTTGTCATTCTATAAACGCAGTGTCTTAACGTATAGCACAGGCGGCGTAATTCAAAAGTTTAAAACCGTATTAAAAGTAACAACATAATGATGGAAAGAGGCTGGGACAAAGGAGAAGAAGTGTTAGATTGACTGCCATCAATCTAACACTTTTTTGCTATGCCGTTGTTGTCCGCTACGGCGGTGCTTTCCGCGGGCACACCGTAAGCCGCAACCCTCGCTAACGCGCGGTCTGTTGCGTCTAACATTATGTGCTGTTCCCGCTGGAGTACCGCCTTCGCTACCAACAACTAGTGAACACTTCTAATTTTTTAAATTGCAAAAGCAAGAATAGCTAAGGTCTCCATATAGCAAAAAATTATGAACACCTTTCGTCTGTTTCTTAAATTTTTTTAGTTATGTCCCAGCCCCTTTTTTTAATAATATAAAAAACGTTGATTTCCGTTCCAAGCGCTCCCTTTTTTGCAAGTACGGCTCCAACGGCGGACACCACAAAAATGGATTTTCTGCTCGTGCTGTTCCTGCTAGAGTGTCGTGCTTTCCACTGCAATCAATTGCTCCTGCCCATAAAAAAATCGAGGTAACTTTCATAAAAATACATCATATTTATTATAGTCAGCAGTCTGATAGCTACTAGAATGTGACTGTTTTCGACATCAATATACTAATTTTTAGAAAAGATGTAAGGTGAATTGAAGAATCAGTCGAATTTTTAGTTCAAACAAGCTATAATTTGTGGAGTAGTCATTTTGTTGAAGAAACGATAAGTGTCGCAATCTAACTTAACTTTCACGTAAACGCTTGAGATAGATGAAACTTTTTCATCTCGTAATCGTATGTAATAAAAGAGATAAATCGCAGGGGGTATTACTTATGTCTGAAATGAACAACGACTTGTTAAAATCAAAAGATCCATTCGCAACCGAAAATCCACTGCTACAACCTAACCCGTTGTTGCAGGCTGAATCAGTACAAACACCAACACTTATTTCTGAACAAGAGTTATCACAAATTGCACAAAATCAACTGGCATTAAAGAAAGATCCTGAAGTGCATGCACTTGCGCAAAAAATTGATGTGAAAGACCAAATCGCCATGTTAGAGCTAGGCAAAGAAACAGCGAATGGTATTTCTACATTTTCAGATAAAATGTTGGCAACAATGAGAGCGAGCAAACTTGAAGAATCCAGTGTTTTATTAAATAATTTAAATAAAGTAATGGATAAATTTGACCCGCAAGATTTTGCGGAAGAGAAAAAAGGCGGCTTCCTGACAAAGCTGTTTAGTAAAGGGAAAGAACAATTAGAAAGATTTTTATCGAAATATGACAGCATGAATAAAGAAGTCGATGTCATTTACCGTGAAATTCAAAAATATGAAGTTGAAATGAAACGAAATACAATCGACCTAGAAAATTTATATGACCAAAATTTAAACTATTTCCAAACGTTAAGTAAATTTATTGCAGCTATTGAAGTCAAGGCAGAAGAAGTACGTTCAGCCTTACCTATGTTAGAGCAAAAAGCGCAAACAGGTGACCAACTAGCAGCTATGGAATTTGAAACGATGCAACGTGCTGTAGAATTATTGGAACAACGACGTTATGACTTAGAAATGGCGCAGCAAGTATCATTCCAATCGGCACCGCAAATTCGCTTAATGCAACAAGGTAATAACCATTTAATCGGTAAAATCAACTCAGCCTTTGTTACAACAATTCCAATTTTTAAACAAGGTCTAATTCACGCTGTAACATTAAAGCGTCAAAAGCTAATTTCAGATTCAATGAGTGAACTGGATCGTCGTACAAATGAAATGCTTGTACGCAATGCTGAAAACATTAGTAAAAACAGCGTGAATATTGCCCGTGCCGCAGGTAGCCCAAGCATTAAAATTGAAACGATTGAAACAACATGGCAAACAATTATGGCAGGCATTCAAGAGACAAAACAAATTCAAGCAGAAACAGCAAGAAATCGCGAAGAAGGCCGTAAACGTATTGAAAAACTACAACTTGAATATGAAAAACTAAAAAAAATGTAATAATAAAACAGAAGACTGTAGACAAACTTGTACAAAATTCAAGTTTGCCTACAGTTTTTTTATTTTCACTAATATTTAAACTACATGTAGTTCTCTTGAGTGGAAAATCCCCTTACAAACGCCCATTCCGATGAAATTTTTCATTTATTTCACAGTTATTTTCAACTTATTTCATATTTTTACCGTATCATGGTGAATTGAAAGGAGATTGGAAACAATGAAAAAACTAGTCGTTTTAGGAATGATTTTGTTAAGTATTCTCGCTATCAATTTTATAGACAATAAGCACGACCTGAATGCGGAGGCAGCTAAGTCTAGTTTAGAAAAGGATGTACCTAATAATACAAATTGTGCATTTTGTAATATGGTTGTGTACCAAAAAAAAGACAAAATGGGTGTTTTTTCAGGACAGGCTATAAAGAAGAAAGGGAAGGTAGTTTATTACGACGACATTGGGTGCCTTTTATATGATGAAGTAAAAAATAAAGCAACTTATAAAAAGTATGTTCGTGATTTCAATACACTAAAGTGGGTTCAAGCTGAAAAAGCGACTTATGTTAGAACTACGCTAGCATCACCAATGGACGATGGGTTTATCTGTTTTGCAAAAG
This DNA window, taken from Lysinibacillus sp. FSL M8-0337, encodes the following:
- a CDS encoding TetR/AcrR family transcriptional regulator — its product is MATKETAQRIIDAALQLISEKGYTAATTKAIADLAQVNEVTIFRHFGNKEGLLKTIVDKFSYNPILQKTMREEVTWDLETDLTRFSMQYFEYMMSIKDFVMIGFKESMQFPEINAEIANVPLLFKNELIHYFKEMHHKGKIREVNFEAAALSLIALNFGHFISRARLGTIVSTLPTEELLKTSVAIFSRGLTS
- a CDS encoding helix-turn-helix transcriptional regulator; this translates as MTQEYPPLTEGVYYILLALFEARHGYGIMQLVEEMSKGRVRLGAGTIYGAIKTLLERQWIEALDDDGRKKEYIITENGKRVVEYEILRLRELFDNGIRITNGKA
- a CDS encoding DUF2812 domain-containing protein, which produces MKKIKFRFFLDYEKEEAWVNELAAQGWHLQKNIISFFVFEQGEPGKYIYRNELVEGKKKDYYEFLETMNIECVSKFGVWAYYRKEAIDGDFELFSDAPSKIQYLKSITRLFIPIALLNIIIGIFNIITGFTASPVAFMSINLGILNMVMALFMYVPIRKIQRRKKHLEHDLHIFEG
- a CDS encoding ABC transporter ATP-binding protein, which produces MTLQLQHVTKKYKDFTAVDNLNFTIEKGEIFGLIGQNGAGKTTTFRMILDLQETTAGTISWNGKPVNSINRDVLGYLPEERGIFPTMKVEDQLYFFGELRGMKKAELKKDIDFWISRFDLEEKRKDKAETLSKGNQQKVQLIASFIHKPQFLILDEPFSGLDPVNKDLLKDAILLLKEQGTTILFSSHQMDNVEELCDHLCLLKRGVSLFSGSLLDLKKQYGKTKLSVRSNWSTTELLQLEGVKDVRVEKEQTVLLLEDERFAESIFQQLSAGKYIEKFSLDYLTLDEIFKDKVGGTVVEV
- a CDS encoding ABC transporter permease, encoding MVPLSKFSLLMKQLYKSKLKSKSFISMTLLYVIAMSVAIFWSDIKELFTGNDEAQQIAIVNNTSADLSGIFVSNSDMTFIQDESNIKKLEQQVKDGKLAALVEVSDQNGQLHAEISTFQPLKLNDQSTISSLLQYAGQHYAVQKLSLTSDQAAQIMAAKTVISNKNLNEASTGGKSEEEKQSGLWVSYAVGILIYFFISTFLSMITTEIASEKGSRAMEMLLVSVKPATHFKAKIAGVLLLAMTQMGIIAVVFLIYAKFAKNGVIWEMATSIVKELSVGYVLYAILFLVLTIILYLIVGALFGSLVSKVEEAGQVLMPAMMITLIGFYVMLSGIGNPDTIIIKVFSYIPFTSGMVMPMRIGATDIGMIEPLLSLGILLVTIIVAYLFSLSFYKRSVLTYSTGGVIQKFKTVLKVTT
- a CDS encoding toxic anion resistance protein; its protein translation is MSEMNNDLLKSKDPFATENPLLQPNPLLQAESVQTPTLISEQELSQIAQNQLALKKDPEVHALAQKIDVKDQIAMLELGKETANGISTFSDKMLATMRASKLEESSVLLNNLNKVMDKFDPQDFAEEKKGGFLTKLFSKGKEQLERFLSKYDSMNKEVDVIYREIQKYEVEMKRNTIDLENLYDQNLNYFQTLSKFIAAIEVKAEEVRSALPMLEQKAQTGDQLAAMEFETMQRAVELLEQRRYDLEMAQQVSFQSAPQIRLMQQGNNHLIGKINSAFVTTIPIFKQGLIHAVTLKRQKLISDSMSELDRRTNEMLVRNAENISKNSVNIARAAGSPSIKIETIETTWQTIMAGIQETKQIQAETARNREEGRKRIEKLQLEYEKLKKM
- a CDS encoding nitrous oxide reductase accessory protein NosL, which codes for MKKLVVLGMILLSILAINFIDNKHDLNAEAAKSSLEKDVPNNTNCAFCNMVVYQKKDKMGVFSGQAIKKKGKVVYYDDIGCLLYDEVKNKATYKKYVRDFNTLKWVQAEKATYVRTTLASPMDDGFICFAKASDAKAYVAKHSDTEIVSFKTVQKESIEKYQ